The Oharaeibacter diazotrophicus genome includes a window with the following:
- a CDS encoding phosphomannomutase/phosphoglucomutase: MIDLSFDDPTASFKRPAADPVPNTAAFETTPLVKPTGFREYDARWWFGHPGSPKTPELNLMGVQALGLGLGTLLHELGKPLEVVTGHDFRGYSMGIKIALAQGLMAAGCKVHDIGLALSPMAYFAQFALDVPAVAMVTASHNDNGWTGVKMGCDRPVTFGPEEMGRLKEIVLSGAFRSAPGGAYRYVDGFADVYADDLVADRRINRKLRVIAACGNGTAGAFAPAVLERLGVEVIPLDAELDWTFPRYNPNPEDMEMLHAMAHAVKEHGADLALGFDGDGDRCGVVDEKGNEIFADKIGVMLARDLATVHPKPTFVVDVKSTGLYHSDPVLRDLGVTTDYWKTGHSYIKRRVRDLQALAGFEKSGHFFFNAPVGRGYDDGLVTAIAVLQMLDRNPGKSMSELYDALPKTWGSPTMSPHCADEVKYDVVDRVVARFRAMAAAGETIAGHAITDIVTVNGVRVTTADGTWGLVRASSNKPELVVVVESPASEARLHEMFHAVDGVLRENPEVGAYNQTI; encoded by the coding sequence ATGATCGACTTGAGCTTTGACGATCCGACCGCTTCCTTCAAGCGGCCCGCCGCCGATCCCGTGCCGAACACGGCCGCGTTCGAAACGACGCCCCTCGTGAAGCCGACCGGCTTCCGCGAATACGACGCGCGGTGGTGGTTCGGCCATCCCGGCTCGCCGAAGACGCCGGAGCTCAACCTGATGGGCGTTCAGGCCCTCGGTCTCGGTCTCGGCACCCTGCTGCACGAACTCGGCAAGCCGCTCGAGGTCGTCACCGGCCACGACTTCCGCGGCTACTCGATGGGCATCAAGATCGCACTGGCGCAGGGCCTGATGGCCGCCGGCTGCAAGGTGCACGACATCGGCCTCGCGCTGTCGCCGATGGCCTATTTCGCCCAGTTCGCCCTCGACGTCCCGGCGGTCGCGATGGTGACCGCGAGCCACAACGACAACGGCTGGACCGGCGTCAAGATGGGCTGCGACCGTCCGGTCACCTTCGGTCCGGAGGAGATGGGCCGTCTGAAGGAGATCGTGCTCTCCGGCGCCTTTCGCTCGGCGCCGGGCGGTGCCTACCGCTACGTCGACGGCTTCGCCGACGTCTACGCCGACGACCTCGTCGCCGACCGCCGGATCAACCGCAAGCTGCGCGTGATCGCCGCCTGCGGCAACGGTACGGCCGGTGCCTTCGCCCCGGCGGTGCTGGAACGCCTCGGCGTCGAGGTGATCCCGCTCGACGCCGAGCTCGACTGGACCTTCCCGCGCTACAATCCCAATCCCGAGGACATGGAGATGCTCCATGCCATGGCGCACGCGGTGAAGGAACACGGCGCCGACCTCGCCCTCGGCTTCGACGGCGACGGTGACCGCTGCGGCGTGGTCGACGAGAAGGGCAACGAGATCTTCGCCGACAAGATCGGCGTGATGCTGGCGCGCGACCTCGCCACCGTCCACCCGAAGCCGACCTTCGTCGTCGACGTCAAGTCGACCGGCCTCTACCACTCCGACCCGGTGCTGCGCGACCTCGGCGTCACCACCGACTACTGGAAGACCGGCCACAGCTACATCAAGCGCCGGGTCCGCGACCTGCAGGCGCTCGCCGGCTTCGAGAAGTCCGGCCACTTCTTCTTCAACGCCCCGGTCGGCCGCGGCTACGACGACGGTCTCGTCACCGCGATCGCGGTGCTGCAGATGCTCGACCGCAATCCCGGCAAGTCGATGAGCGAGCTCTACGACGCCCTGCCGAAGACCTGGGGCTCGCCGACGATGTCGCCGCACTGCGCCGACGAGGTGAAGTACGACGTGGTCGACCGCGTCGTCGCCCGCTTCCGCGCGATGGCCGCGGCGGGCGAGACGATCGCCGGCCACGCGATCACCGACATCGTCACCGTCAACGGCGTCCGCGTCACCACCGCCGACGGCACCTGGGGCCTCGTGCGCGCGTCGTCGAACAAGCCGGAACTCGTCGTCGTCGTCGAGAGCCCGGCCTCGGAAGCGCGCCTGCACGAGATGTTCCACGCGGTCGACGGCGTGCTCCGGGAGAACCCGGAAGTCGGCGCCTACAACCAGACGATCTGA
- a CDS encoding NAD-dependent epimerase/dehydratase family protein, with product MTRVLVTGSAGFTGRHFRARLAERADVTALWTARTAEDGLEALELTDAEAVDAAVAAFRPDCVVHLAAQASLVRADQSPASSWRSNVDATINLALAVARHVPESRFVFASTAQVYGRVFLQEAPVDETSPIAPEGVYPHTKAAAEMALRDMLPATVETVVLRSFNQIGAEQERAYVTATFAAQVAEAEAGLRGTAIRVGNLAAVRDFLDVRDFVRLLDTVATGPRKAAGYRIYNVGSGNPVSIGSILERLRAMSTVALTVDVDPALFRPIDVPYTAGAFEAVRKDYDWCTSISLERSLEDILAHWRRTVGTRVR from the coding sequence ATGACGCGTGTTCTGGTTACGGGTTCGGCCGGCTTCACGGGGCGGCACTTCCGGGCGCGGCTCGCCGAACGTGCCGACGTGACGGCACTGTGGACGGCGCGCACCGCCGAGGACGGCCTCGAGGCGCTGGAACTGACCGACGCCGAGGCGGTCGACGCGGCGGTCGCCGCGTTCCGGCCCGACTGCGTGGTGCACCTCGCCGCGCAGGCCTCGCTGGTCAGGGCCGACCAGTCGCCGGCGTCTTCCTGGCGCTCGAACGTCGACGCCACGATCAATCTCGCCCTCGCGGTCGCCCGGCACGTGCCGGAGAGCCGCTTCGTGTTCGCCTCGACGGCTCAGGTCTACGGCCGCGTGTTCCTGCAGGAGGCGCCGGTCGACGAGACCTCGCCGATCGCCCCCGAGGGCGTCTACCCGCACACCAAGGCCGCCGCCGAGATGGCGCTGCGCGACATGCTGCCGGCCACGGTCGAGACCGTGGTGCTGCGCTCGTTCAACCAGATCGGCGCCGAGCAGGAGCGCGCCTACGTCACCGCCACCTTCGCGGCCCAGGTCGCCGAGGCCGAGGCGGGGCTGCGGGGCACCGCCATCCGCGTCGGCAACCTCGCCGCGGTGCGCGACTTCCTCGACGTGCGCGACTTCGTCCGACTGCTCGACACGGTCGCGACCGGCCCGCGCAAGGCGGCGGGATACCGGATCTACAACGTCGGCTCCGGCAACCCGGTCAGCATCGGCTCGATCCTCGAGCGGCTCCGGGCGATGTCGACGGTGGCGCTGACGGTCGACGTCGATCCGGCCCTGTTCAGGCCGATCGACGTGCCGTATACGGCGGGGGCTTTCGAGGCCGTTCGCAAGGACTACGACTGGTGCACGAGCATCTCGCTCGAACGCAGCCTCGAGGACATTCTCGCCCATTGGCGTCGGACCGTCGGCACCCGGGTCCGGTGA
- a CDS encoding glycosyltransferase, producing MSLEEIPATVTPTDPTPEDKPAPPPAPPKPCSLGHVDGVIGGVLHGWAIADPSQPAPVRIVAGERLIGIVQASDVRNDVKAAGHPTAVCGFRFDLNGFLDRLRPGTAFELEVYAGDDDQPIGRWRPDWMGDFGVVGRLAHATADSFAKLVLTTIENLRRAAAGAWPDDHVAGPAPAPSEMPAPWERLFEPTTIPETVRRIAGSGTKPTAGFLDFTRYRMRGDQLFQPETFPRHRDLFLRWYLEHYSRQRGHLRSPLPKADVDYLNEVGNFPPASRAMSLFLPEHPDFKGSIEQGDTARLLYWWAMEKAPQLCVEDCLVPDWVASRLARIPGEDTGKVYPISQFMQFVIAADPRLHFLDQRKPADRFALYLYFVLFALSRPDVLRFMPVEYLRPLLSGRKLADGSTAAFPKLLRAVTRLPETLIPDDIMSVNFARRLFDPATLRFRTRTKGHRIASPAFSLPDPSTTVDVQLIGPVEKASGLGQAARLSLSMLERSGRSVSAYDFGMDNPAPEGFSSQKKHGKLARARVNLLHLNGESIPLAYAYMPNVYEGAYNIGYFFWELDSPANCHHLALQLLDEIWVSSEYCRKVFQAHTDKPVVNVGMCAEDVPEFAREESRDLVRRYTGVDDETFVFLAAFDSFSFVQRKNPIGVIRAFQAAFPGRQDVCLLLKTHNRQRVHDPKQIQIWDVVDDAVRSDPRIRLIDETMPYDDVIRLKRGVDCYVSLHKSEGWGFGMLEAMSAGTPVIATAYSGNMDFCDDEVCWLVPWTEYCLAHDEYIFVVPGQKWAEPDVAAAARVMRSVIGSPEERAAKAEAARRRITSSFSEEAVARRYAARLDEIFAARS from the coding sequence ATGAGCCTGGAAGAGATCCCCGCCACCGTGACGCCGACCGATCCGACGCCCGAGGACAAGCCGGCACCGCCGCCGGCACCGCCCAAGCCGTGCTCGCTCGGCCACGTCGACGGGGTCATCGGCGGCGTTCTCCACGGCTGGGCGATCGCCGACCCGTCGCAGCCCGCCCCGGTGCGCATCGTCGCCGGCGAGCGGCTGATCGGCATCGTGCAGGCGAGCGACGTTCGCAACGACGTCAAGGCCGCCGGCCATCCGACCGCCGTCTGCGGCTTCCGCTTCGATCTCAACGGCTTCCTCGACCGGCTGCGGCCGGGCACGGCCTTCGAACTCGAGGTCTACGCCGGCGACGACGACCAGCCGATCGGCCGCTGGCGGCCGGATTGGATGGGCGACTTCGGTGTCGTCGGCCGTCTCGCCCACGCGACCGCCGACAGCTTCGCCAAGCTGGTGCTGACGACGATCGAGAACCTGCGCCGCGCCGCCGCCGGCGCCTGGCCGGACGACCATGTCGCCGGCCCCGCCCCGGCGCCGTCGGAGATGCCGGCGCCGTGGGAGCGGCTGTTCGAGCCCACCACGATCCCGGAGACGGTGCGCCGCATCGCCGGCAGCGGCACCAAGCCGACCGCCGGCTTCCTCGACTTCACGCGCTACCGCATGCGCGGCGACCAACTGTTCCAGCCCGAGACCTTCCCGCGTCACCGCGACCTGTTCCTGCGCTGGTATCTCGAGCACTACTCGCGCCAGCGCGGTCACCTGCGCTCGCCGCTGCCGAAGGCGGACGTCGACTATCTCAACGAGGTCGGCAACTTCCCGCCGGCGTCGCGGGCGATGAGCCTGTTCCTGCCCGAGCATCCCGACTTCAAGGGCTCGATAGAGCAGGGTGACACGGCCCGCCTGCTGTACTGGTGGGCGATGGAAAAGGCGCCGCAGCTCTGCGTCGAGGACTGCCTCGTGCCGGACTGGGTCGCCTCGCGGCTGGCGCGGATCCCGGGCGAGGACACCGGCAAGGTGTATCCGATCAGCCAGTTCATGCAGTTCGTGATCGCCGCCGATCCCCGGCTGCACTTCCTCGATCAGAGGAAGCCCGCGGACCGCTTCGCGCTCTACCTCTACTTCGTGCTGTTCGCGCTTTCGCGCCCCGACGTGCTGCGCTTCATGCCGGTCGAATACCTGCGTCCGCTGCTGTCGGGCCGCAAGCTCGCCGACGGCTCGACCGCGGCCTTCCCCAAGCTGCTGCGCGCGGTAACGCGCCTGCCCGAGACGCTGATCCCCGACGACATCATGTCGGTCAACTTCGCCCGCCGGCTGTTCGACCCGGCGACGCTGCGCTTCCGCACCCGCACCAAGGGCCACCGCATCGCCTCGCCGGCCTTTTCGCTGCCGGATCCCTCGACCACCGTCGACGTCCAGCTGATCGGGCCGGTGGAGAAGGCGTCCGGCCTCGGTCAGGCGGCCCGGCTGTCGCTGTCGATGCTCGAGCGCAGCGGCCGCAGCGTCTCGGCCTACGACTTCGGCATGGACAACCCGGCGCCCGAGGGATTCTCGTCGCAGAAGAAGCACGGCAAGCTGGCGCGTGCGCGCGTCAACCTGCTGCATCTCAACGGCGAGTCGATCCCGCTCGCCTACGCCTACATGCCGAACGTCTACGAAGGCGCCTACAACATCGGCTACTTCTTCTGGGAGCTCGACAGCCCGGCCAACTGCCACCATCTCGCGCTGCAGCTGCTCGACGAGATCTGGGTGTCCTCGGAATACTGCCGAAAGGTCTTCCAGGCGCACACCGACAAGCCGGTGGTCAACGTCGGCATGTGCGCCGAGGACGTCCCCGAGTTCGCGCGCGAGGAATCGCGCGACCTGGTGAGGCGCTACACCGGCGTCGACGACGAGACCTTCGTGTTCCTCGCCGCGTTCGACAGCTTCTCCTTCGTGCAGCGCAAGAACCCGATCGGCGTCATCCGGGCCTTCCAGGCCGCCTTCCCCGGCCGCCAGGACGTCTGCCTGCTCTTGAAGACGCACAACCGGCAGCGCGTCCACGACCCGAAGCAGATCCAGATCTGGGACGTGGTCGACGACGCGGTGCGCTCGGATCCGCGGATCCGGTTGATCGACGAGACGATGCCCTACGACGACGTCATCCGCCTGAAGCGGGGCGTCGACTGCTACGTCTCGCTCCACAAGTCCGAGGGCTGGGGCTTCGGCATGCTGGAGGCGATGAGCGCCGGCACGCCGGTGATCGCCACCGCCTACTCCGGCAACATGGACTTCTGCGACGACGAGGTCTGCTGGCTGGTGCCGTGGACCGAGTATTGCCTCGCCCACGACGAGTACATCTTCGTGGTGCCGGGCCAGAAGTGGGCCGAGCCCGACGTCGCCGCCGCCGCCCGGGTGATGCGCTCCGTCATCGGCTCGCCCGAGGAGCGCGCCGCCAAGGCCGAGGCGGCCCGGCGCCGGATCACGTCGAGCTTCTCGGAGGAGGCGGTCGCCCGCCGCTACGCCGCGCGGCTCGACGAGATCTTCGCGGCGCGGTCGTGA